GTTGAACGCGCATTTCCAGCTCGACGCGCTGGCGGAGCTGTTCCGGGCGCTGCACCGTTACGTCCACGCAGGCACACCCTGAACTCGAGGCGGCCTCCCATGTGGAACGACTTCAAGGCGTTCGTGATGCGCGGCAACGTGATGGACCTCGCCGTCGGCGTCATCATCGGCGCCGCGTTCGGCGCCATCGTCAAATCGCTCGTCGACGACATCATCATGCCACCGATCGGCCTCATGACCGGTGGGCTCGACTTCAGCAATCAGTTCGTCCTCCTGAAGGCGGGCGCGAAGGCGCCGCCGCCGTACGCCACCCCCGCCGCGGCCCACGACGCGGGGGCGGTGACGCTGAACTACGGCGCGTTCCTGAACAACGTGCTCACGTTCCTCATCGTCGCCCTGGCGATCTTCATGATCGTGCGGCTCGTGAATCGCCTCTACCAGCAGCCGGCCCCGCCGACGCCCGACTCGAAGCCGTGCCCCTACTGCACGATGACCGTGTCGCTGCAGGCGAGCCGCTGCCCCCACTGCACCTCGGAGCTGACGAAGGCGCTGCCGGCCTGACGGCCGTTCCCCGCCGGGCTTCAAGATTCCGTTAAAGTCCCGCGCCCACCGTGCCGATACCAGCGTATGCGGCACTGTGGGCGCGTGGTGCGTCCGCCGGTGCCAGGGCACGTCCTTTCTTTACCTGCACCCACACGGGACGCACATGCTCAATCGACGGATCGCCTCATTCGCCACCCTTGCCCTGTCGCTCGTCGCGGCGGTCACGCTCTCCGCGTGCGCCGACGGCCCCGCGGCACCGGCCAACGGCCTCGCCGCCCAGTCCGCGCAGCTCGACCGCGGCGGCGTGCCCGCGCACAACTCGCCGAGCACGGTGCCGAGCAGCCTGCTGCGCAGCACGCCGCTCGCGCGCGACATCACCGCCTTCGCCGTCATCGGCCCCGCGGGCGGTGAGCTCCAGATCCCCGAAGCGGGGATGAAGCTGGAGGTGCCCGCCGGTGCGGTGCAGGCGCCGACGGTGTTCCGGGCGACGGCGCTCGCCGGCAGCGCGATCGCGTACGACTTCGGTCCGTCCGGGAGCTTCCCCGTGGCGCTGACCGTCAAGCAGGACCTGAAGGGGACGAACTTCGACAAGCAGCCCGTCGACGCCCTCATCGCCGCCTACGTGCCGGACATCAGCACGGTGAACCGCGCGACGGGAACGGCGAAGGGCAGCGAGCCGCGAGAGACGACCCCGGATCGTGGGAGCCCGTCGAAGCTCAAGTTCACGGTGACCCACTTCTCCGGCTACATGGTCTCGACCGGCCGCAGCTTCGGCTGGTGACCACGCCACTCGACATCGACGACACGTCCTCATCAACCTGCACCTGACGAATCAGCTCATGCGAATCCGAACCTTCAGTCTCAACGCCCTCTCCGCCGTCGCGCTGCTGAGTCTCGCCGCGGCGTGCGCCGATGGGCCCACGTCCGCCAGCAGCACGCCCCGTCCGAGCGCGCCGCGGCTCGCCAGCGGCGTCTCCGTCCAGATCGGCGACACGACGCTCACGACGTTCACGATCGATCCGCTGAAGAGCGACACGTACGTCGAGGCCGGCGTCTTCAAGCTGAAGATGACCGCCGGCTCGATCTGTGATCCCGCGGTCTCGACCTACGGCCCGACCGAGTGGGACCAGCCGTGCACCACGCTCGTCGCGCCGATCGCGATCACGGCGAAGTCGTGGACGACGGCGAGCGGCAAGTCGATCGTGCAGTTCTCGCCGGACCTGCGCTTCGCGCCGGACAAGATCAACACGCTGTACCTGTGGAAGGGCAGCTTCACCTCGGCGACGGCGGCCGTGGCGTGGTGCCCGACGGGCTCCGACAAGTGCTACGACGAGGCGTCCGCAGACCCGTCGGTGGCGGCGACGCTCGGCACGAACGGCTTCCTGTCGCGCCGCGTGAAGCACTTCAGCGGCTACACGTCGACGTGGGGCTTCGACGGCGACGGCTCGACCTCGTACGGGCAGTAAGCCGGCACGCGCCACGAAAGGGGGGGGGCGCCAGCGCGATGCGCTGGCGCCCCCTCTTTTTTCGCGCCGCCCCTCAAGTTCGCCGCCGGCGGTGCCGATACCTGCGAATGCGGCACCGCGGCCAGTCGCGCCACGGTGCCGGGGAACCTCACTCGTTACCTGCACCCCGAAGGACCCGCATGTCGACTTCGCGCAACACCTCCTACCGGGCTCGTCGTCGGTTCGCCGCGGCCGGCTCGCTGTGCCTGACCCTCCTCACCGCCGGCGTGCTCGCGGCGTGTGCCGACGGTCCGTCGGCCCCGGCGACGCGGTCCGCGCCGCAGGCCGCGCAGCTCGCGAAGAGCGGCGCCAACACCGAGTCGACCGCGCTGGTCGGCGTGGTCCGCGACGAGCCGCTCGCGCAGGACATCACCGTGCAGGAGACGATCGGCCCCGAGGGTGGGGTGCTGCAGATCAAGGAAGCGGGATTGAAGCTCGAAGTCCCGGCGGGCGCCGTGTCGGCGCCGACCGTGTTCACCGCGACCGCGCTGGCGGGCAGCGCGCTGGCCTACGACTTCGGCCCCTCGGGCACGTTCCCCGTGGCGCTGACGGTGAAGCAGGACCTGAAGGGGACGAGCTGGAACAAGCACGCCGCGAGCGAGATCGCCGCCGCGTACGTGCGCGACCTGTCGTCCATCGATCGAGCGAACGGCTCTGCGGCCGGCGACGAGATGCGTCCGACGGACGTCGACGTGAGGGGCTCCAAGCTCACGTTCACCGTGACGCACTTCTCCGGCTACATGGTCTCGACCGGCCGCTGCTTCGGCTGGGGCGGCTGGTAATCACCGCCGCCGTCTTCGATCCGACTTCATTCACCTGCACCTACTTCATCGTCTCATGCGAAAGCTGACCAGCACGTTCACCGCACTCTCCGCCGTCGCCCTGACCGTCCTCGCCGCAGCCTGCGCCGACGGCCCGACGTCCGCGTCGAGCACGCCCCGTCCGAGCGCGCCGCGGCTCGCCAGCGGCGTCTCCGTCCAGATCGGCGACACGACGCTCACGACGTTCACGATCGATCCGCTGAAGAGCGACACGTACGTCGAGGCCGGCGTCTTCAAGCTGAAGATGACCGCCGGCTCGATCTGTGATCCCGCGGTCTCGACCTACGGCCCGACCGAGTGGGACCAGCCGTGCACCACGCTCGTCGCGCCGATCGCGATCACGGCGAAGTCGTGGACGACGGCGAGCGGCAAGTCGATCGTGCAGTTCTCGCCGGACCTGCGCTTCGCGCCGGACAAGATCAACACGCTGTACCTGTGGAAGGGCAGCTTCACCTCGGCGACGGCGGCCGTGGCGTGGTGCCCGACGGGCTCCGACAAGTGCTACGACGAGGCGTCCGCGGACCCGTCGGTGGCGGCGACGCTCGGCACGAACGGCTTCCTGTCGCGCCGCGTGAAGCACTTCAGCGGCTACACGTCGACGTGGGGCTTCGACGGCGACAGCACGACCTCGTACGGCTACTGATCGCCGCGTGACCGGAGGGGAGGGCGCCATGACGGATCCGTGGCGTTCTCCCCGCTCGCGCGTCTACTCACGGCAATGATCTCGCGCCGGGCCACTCGAGCCCCGGCGTGAGCCCGGCTTCCCGCTGCGTTTCTGGCCCGTGTCTCCATCTCCTCTGTCCTCGAGCGCGCTCCGGCGATCGAACCTGGTCCTCCATTCGGTGGACCAGGGGAAGTCGTTCGACCAGCTCGTGGAGGAAGGGCAGGCGGCCGAGCGGCGTGGCCAGCGCGCGCAGGCGCGCGAGCGCTACGAGCTGGCGCTGCACCACCTGGGCACGGAGGCCGACGGCCACCGGGCCTCCGCGGTGCTCCGCTGGATCGCGCGCACCTACCAGGTCGACGCCGACATGGACTCGGCGCTC
This DNA window, taken from Gemmatirosa kalamazoonensis, encodes the following:
- the mscL gene encoding large-conductance mechanosensitive channel protein MscL; amino-acid sequence: MWNDFKAFVMRGNVMDLAVGVIIGAAFGAIVKSLVDDIIMPPIGLMTGGLDFSNQFVLLKAGAKAPPPYATPAAAHDAGAVTLNYGAFLNNVLTFLIVALAIFMIVRLVNRLYQQPAPPTPDSKPCPYCTMTVSLQASRCPHCTSELTKALPA